The following are from one region of the Microbacterium paraoxydans genome:
- a CDS encoding HesA/MoeB/ThiF family protein, with protein sequence MRPQIKRALPIYWLADDVVRIGAQQGITKELTDPQGQLRVLLPLLDGRREYGDVLREACQALVDLSEDDVREGIQYLDASGLIEDACSYDSLPVRLEANQTFFAAAAENTQAAANRAQHVLRESHVVLLGLGGGGSASLPQLLACGLRKLTILDYDVVDESNLNRQTLFRTSDIGRKKTDVSAEYCRAFAPDVDVEVFDLKVASVDDIIRVARGADVIICAIDEPRFIAQRRANAAAVRLGIPVVIMLTQHTSGRFFSVVPRESGCLDCLHIFDELNTDGFLRQFHALMSPARDAATAAIAPHIQRLTSFGVDEAMRLITGYAAPLGLGRQVEVNYISGALRIIMNWDRHPGCPTCGSGDSQFDYIFDADPL encoded by the coding sequence ATGCGACCGCAGATCAAAAGAGCGCTACCCATCTATTGGCTCGCTGACGATGTCGTCCGCATCGGCGCGCAGCAGGGGATCACGAAGGAGCTCACCGACCCGCAGGGCCAATTGCGCGTCCTGTTACCGCTGCTCGACGGCAGGCGTGAGTACGGCGACGTCCTTCGAGAGGCGTGCCAAGCCCTCGTCGACCTGTCTGAAGACGACGTGCGCGAGGGGATCCAGTATCTCGACGCAAGCGGCCTCATCGAGGACGCGTGCTCTTACGACAGCCTGCCCGTTCGGCTGGAGGCCAATCAGACGTTCTTTGCGGCCGCCGCCGAGAATACGCAGGCAGCGGCGAATCGTGCCCAGCACGTTCTCCGCGAGTCTCATGTCGTTCTGCTCGGGCTCGGAGGGGGCGGAAGCGCAAGCCTCCCGCAGCTTCTGGCGTGCGGCCTCCGTAAGCTCACCATCCTCGACTACGACGTCGTAGATGAGAGCAACCTCAACCGGCAGACTCTGTTCCGGACGAGTGATATCGGGCGGAAGAAGACCGACGTAAGCGCAGAGTATTGTCGAGCGTTCGCTCCGGACGTCGATGTCGAGGTGTTCGATCTGAAGGTCGCCTCGGTGGACGACATCATTCGGGTCGCGCGGGGAGCCGACGTCATCATCTGCGCCATCGATGAGCCTCGGTTCATTGCCCAACGCCGTGCGAACGCCGCGGCGGTGCGGCTCGGAATCCCCGTCGTCATCATGCTCACTCAGCACACCAGCGGCCGCTTCTTCTCGGTGGTTCCGCGAGAGTCCGGCTGCCTCGATTGCTTGCACATCTTCGACGAACTCAACACGGATGGCTTCCTGCGGCAGTTCCATGCACTGATGTCGCCGGCGAGAGACGCGGCGACCGCGGCGATTGCGCCGCACATTCAGAGGCTCACGTCCTTCGGCGTGGACGAGGCGATGCGCCTGATCACCGGATACGCGGCCCCTTTGGGTCTCGGCCGACAGGTCGAGGTGAACTACATCTCAGGAGCGCTCCGCATCATCATGAACTGGGATCGACACCCGGGCTGCCCGACGTGCGGATCGGGCGACTCCCAGTTCGACTACATCTTCGATGCCGACCCGCTGTGA